A stretch of Corallococcus silvisoli DNA encodes these proteins:
- a CDS encoding poly-gamma-glutamate biosynthesis protein PgsC/CapC gives MALLSTLTLFPAYSLDTSILVAVLVGVLILAFLTETLGWVFVGLVVPGYLASVFVIHPEAGCTVVAESLLTYGVALAFSSGLSRTGAWSEFFGRDRFFAVVLASVLVRAVSETWLLPVFGRWMDDRWGTSFIVDRGLHSIGLVLVPLTANALWKLKLRRGLWQVGVPVALTYVLLRFVLLPATNLSFSSLELMYEDVAQDFLSSPKAYIILLTTAFLAARFNLKYGWDFNGILVPALLALTWLEPLKLVATLAEVLLLVVAAKAVLSLPGLRTLNLEGPRKTVLVFCLGFLVKWCVGWAMGGRIPGLKVTDLFGFGYLVPTLLAVKMLQKQVVARVLLPTLHTSLAGFLIGSLAGFGLSLVEPRPAIALTTEAPRDHVPGLGLDQTPLGLMVLGRATARESDAGGVSLRLKHGDLRAYTGLWNGLDAWLESGRAERLPALRTQAVALGLELRELPTRDGSPARFALVERVEGDGKAGWDTSLLVPGARGPVLEVPRPLTEAPSAEAAAVLCERVHCRAIIVSGVDSRRSGMVLGDALAQSETPLRQANDALSSRERVQVRVDVSLKPGQVVLHTQDARGLDALWPDAKVTAEAPPEPGENWGEARLSVLRAGPSDLAALVLEQAQALATPMTERDALGTLMVAPEAPRVPAVRPSDAELLVLEQQVAAPLLGGGMADVPPELRARWAGAMASLLGLRVHPVTDCARAKVCWWVTDAEATPGRLGAGLLLRPGGSPLALEVPSPAREAGTLPVAAELWHEAEATALVFASGSADMPHPATFGELRTAFQAFHQAVHRALPKEQGWVLHLRGFSGRPSVDADVLVDVGSPVLTPAQRPADLERLLSREGPLGWLGPRVRYHDGAPELTGLDDASPQQVFSRTFGGARLATLWLSEPLRGAFVGPRLVAEELELTGLLPEESREAPERALLADRLVAPSHPVSPALKEQFAELTARAERYLAQQNVHDLRALSQAKRVGTVTPQVKCGFSAEHGLLFLLVEARQGPQVLRAVYFLQQHPSPLKRVELTAGDARLASAVDLALRHRQPVVLTGEAPREEARR, from the coding sequence ATGGCGCTCCTTTCGACCCTGACACTCTTCCCGGCCTACTCCCTGGACACCTCCATCCTGGTGGCGGTGCTCGTGGGGGTGCTCATCCTGGCGTTCCTGACGGAGACCCTGGGATGGGTCTTCGTGGGCCTGGTCGTCCCCGGCTATCTGGCGTCGGTGTTCGTCATCCACCCGGAGGCTGGGTGCACGGTGGTGGCCGAATCCCTGCTCACGTACGGGGTCGCGCTGGCGTTCTCCAGTGGCCTCTCCCGCACGGGGGCATGGAGCGAGTTCTTCGGACGCGACCGGTTCTTCGCCGTCGTGCTCGCGAGCGTGCTCGTTCGCGCGGTGAGCGAAACGTGGCTGCTGCCTGTGTTCGGGCGGTGGATGGACGACCGGTGGGGCACGTCCTTCATCGTGGATCGCGGCCTGCACAGCATCGGCCTGGTGCTGGTACCGCTCACCGCGAACGCCCTCTGGAAGCTGAAGTTGCGCCGGGGGCTCTGGCAGGTGGGCGTGCCCGTGGCGCTCACGTACGTGCTGCTGCGCTTCGTGCTGCTGCCCGCCACCAACCTGTCCTTCTCCAGCCTGGAGCTGATGTACGAGGACGTGGCGCAGGACTTCCTGTCCAGCCCCAAGGCCTACATCATCCTGCTGACGACGGCGTTCCTCGCCGCACGCTTCAACCTCAAGTACGGCTGGGACTTCAACGGCATCCTCGTGCCCGCGCTGCTGGCGCTCACGTGGCTGGAGCCGCTGAAGCTCGTGGCCACGCTGGCGGAGGTGCTGCTGCTGGTGGTGGCCGCGAAGGCGGTGCTGTCGCTGCCGGGGCTGCGCACGCTCAACCTGGAGGGGCCTCGCAAGACGGTGCTCGTCTTCTGCCTGGGCTTCCTCGTGAAGTGGTGCGTCGGCTGGGCGATGGGCGGCCGCATTCCGGGCCTGAAGGTCACGGACCTGTTCGGCTTCGGATACCTGGTGCCCACGCTGCTGGCGGTGAAGATGCTCCAGAAGCAGGTGGTGGCGCGCGTGCTGCTGCCCACGCTGCACACGTCGCTCGCGGGCTTCCTCATCGGCAGCCTCGCGGGCTTCGGGCTGTCGCTCGTCGAGCCGCGGCCGGCCATCGCGCTCACCACGGAGGCACCGCGCGACCACGTGCCCGGGCTGGGCCTGGACCAGACGCCGCTGGGCCTGATGGTGCTGGGCCGCGCCACCGCGCGCGAGAGTGACGCGGGCGGAGTGTCGCTGCGGCTGAAGCACGGCGACCTGCGCGCGTACACCGGGCTGTGGAACGGCTTGGACGCGTGGCTGGAGTCTGGGCGCGCGGAGCGCCTGCCCGCGCTGCGCACACAGGCGGTGGCGCTGGGACTGGAGCTGAGGGAGCTGCCGACACGGGATGGCTCACCCGCGCGCTTCGCGCTGGTGGAGCGTGTGGAGGGCGATGGCAAGGCAGGCTGGGACACCTCGCTGCTCGTGCCCGGCGCGCGGGGGCCCGTGCTGGAGGTGCCGCGTCCGCTGACGGAGGCTCCCAGCGCCGAGGCCGCCGCGGTCCTCTGCGAACGCGTGCACTGCCGCGCCATCATCGTGAGCGGCGTGGACTCGCGCCGCTCGGGGATGGTGCTGGGCGACGCGCTGGCGCAGTCGGAGACGCCGCTGCGTCAGGCGAACGACGCGCTGTCCTCGCGCGAGCGGGTTCAGGTGCGGGTGGACGTGTCCCTGAAGCCCGGGCAGGTGGTGCTGCACACGCAGGATGCGCGGGGGCTGGACGCGCTGTGGCCCGACGCGAAGGTGACGGCCGAAGCACCGCCAGAGCCCGGTGAGAACTGGGGCGAGGCGCGGCTGAGCGTGCTGCGCGCCGGCCCGTCGGACCTCGCGGCGCTGGTGCTCGAGCAGGCCCAGGCGCTGGCGACGCCGATGACGGAGCGCGATGCGCTGGGCACGCTGATGGTGGCGCCAGAAGCGCCGCGCGTGCCGGCGGTGCGGCCGTCGGACGCGGAGCTGCTGGTGCTGGAGCAGCAGGTGGCCGCGCCGCTGCTGGGTGGTGGAATGGCGGACGTGCCCCCGGAGCTGCGCGCGCGCTGGGCCGGGGCCATGGCGTCGCTCCTGGGCCTGCGGGTGCACCCGGTGACGGACTGCGCTCGGGCGAAGGTGTGCTGGTGGGTGACGGACGCGGAGGCCACGCCGGGCCGGTTGGGCGCGGGGCTGCTGTTGCGTCCGGGCGGCTCGCCGCTCGCGCTGGAGGTGCCGTCACCGGCTCGCGAGGCGGGCACGCTGCCGGTGGCCGCGGAGCTGTGGCACGAAGCGGAGGCCACCGCGCTGGTGTTCGCCTCCGGCTCCGCCGACATGCCCCACCCGGCCACGTTCGGTGAGCTGCGCACCGCGTTCCAGGCGTTCCATCAGGCGGTGCACCGCGCGCTGCCGAAGGAGCAAGGTTGGGTGCTGCACCTGCGTGGCTTCTCCGGCCGCCCGTCGGTGGACGCGGACGTGCTGGTGGACGTGGGCAGTCCGGTCCTCACTCCGGCGCAGCGGCCCGCGGACCTGGAGCGGCTGTTGTCGCGGGAGGGACCGCTGGGCTGGCTGGGACCGCGCGTGCGCTACCACGACGGCGCTCCGGAGTTGACGGGGCTCGATGACGCGAGCCCGCAGCAGGTCTTCTCGCGCACCTTCGGCGGAGCGCGGCTGGCCACGCTGTGGCTGTCCGAGCCGCTGCGCGGCGCCTTCGTGGGCCCCCGGCTCGTGGCGGAGGAGCTGGAGCTCACGGGCCTGCTACCCGAGGAGTCTCGCGAGGCGCCCGAGCGCGCGCTCCTGGCGGACCGGCTGGTGGCGCCCTCGCACCCGGTGTCCCCCGCGCTGAAGGAGCAGTTCGCGGAGCTGACCGCCCGCGCGGAGCGCTACCTGGCACAGCAGAACGTGCACGACCTGCGCGCGCTGTCGCAGGCGAAGCGCGTGGGCACCGTGACGCCGCAGGTGAAGTGCGGGTTCAGCGCCGAGCACGGCCTGCTCTTCCTCCTTGTGGAGGCGCGACAGGGCCCGCAGGTGCTGCGCGCCGTCTATTTCCTTCAGCAGCACCCATCACCCCTGAAGCGCGTGGAGCTGACCGCGGGGGACGCGCGGCTCGCGAGCGCGGTGGACCTGGCGCTGCGGCACCGCCAGCCGGTGGTGTTGACCGGGGAAGCCCCCCGTGAAGAGGCCCGTCGATGA